The following DNA comes from Gordonia zhaorongruii.
GCATCGCATCCAATCGCGTAATCCGGGATCTGCGGGAAGCTCGTCGACCATGCGCGCACGGATGATGTCGATCGGCGCCTGGTGCCGATGCAGGAGTGCCGACAGCAGGTTGGCGCGCGATCCGAAGTGATATCCGACCGCGAAGTTGTTGCCCTGCCCCGCGGCCTCGCTGATCTGCCGGTTCGATACCCCGCTGATGCCGTTCGTGGAGAACAGTCGCTCGGCGGCGTCCAGGAGATGCCCACGCGTCTCCGCTGCCTTGGTGGTGTGTGGCTGTGTCACGTGATCAATGGTCCCTCATCACGCGCCGGTGCGGTGCGGAGCCTCGCACGAGAATGGCAATTAGGATGTTTGACCGATTCCGCCCATTGGGGCGTCGCGGATGTGCGAGGAGACTGTGATGTGCCCGGAGTCGTCTCGCTCCCGTTAGGTGTGTGCCCGCCCGCGAACCGATGCGGTCGTCCGCGACTCGAAGTCCCTTGCAGTGACGTTAGATTGGTACATCTGCAAGTTGATGGACCGTGCTGAGCACGGGCGACTGAACGGAATGTGTGTGGCGCTGACTCGTCGGGAGATGCTCATCGGAGCGGCTGGGGCTGGAGCGATGGCAGTCGGCGCGACGGCGGCCGGGTCGGTCGCCCCGGGTCCGGCGCGGAGCGCACCCTCCCACGTCCGGCGCGAATCATCCGAGCATCGGGTGATCGTCGTCGGATCGGGATTCGGCGGTGCGGTGACGGCGCTGCGGCTGACGCAGGCGGGTGTGCCGGTCCTGCTCCTCGAACGAGGACGTGAGTGGAAGCCGGGCCCGAACAGGAATACGTTCCCGAACCCGCTCAGCCCCGACAAGCGGGTGCTGTGGCACCGCAGTGCGCCCGAGTTATTCGGCCGGCCGTTCTCTCCGGAGCCGTACGTCGGCCTCGTCGACGCGGTGGCGGGCGAGAACATGACCGCTGTGACGGCAGCGGGGCTCGGTGGCGGAAGCCTCATCTACCAGGGCATGTCGTTGGTGCCGAAGCAGGACGTGTTCAACGAGCACCTACCCGAGCAACTCGACTGGCAGCGCATGCACGATGTGCACTACCCGCGGGTCGCGAGGATGCTGCAATTGGAGACGGCGCCGGACCGCTTGATCCGCACTCCGGCGTATCAAGCGGCGCGCATCTTCGCGTCCCGTGCGCGGCGCGCCGGGCTGCCGGTGTCGAAGATCCCGATGCCGATCGACTGGCAGTATGCGCTCGACGAGCTGTCCGGAAAGATGCGGCCGTCGTACACGGATGGTTCCGGTGCACTCGGGGTCAACAACGGCGGCAAGCACAGTGTCGACGTCACGTACCTGCGTCAGGCGCGCGCGACGGGGCTGCTGACCATCGCGACACTGCACGAGGTGTCTGCGGTTCATCGGAGCAAGGACGGCAGCTGGCGGCTCGACGTCACCGAGACCGATCACAGCGGTACGCCGGTGACCCACAAGACGATGACCACGAAGACGCTGGTGATGGCGGCCGGCGCTGTGCACACCACCCGTCTGCTGGTGCAAGCAAGAGACGGTGGCGCCGTGGACGATCTTCCGGACGGGATCGGCACGGGGTGGGGAACCAACGCCGACCGCATCTACGTGTGGTCCGACCCCGCGCTGAATTTCGGGGCACGCCAGGGCGGCCCCGTGGTCTTCGGCAGCCTCAACTGGGACTCGCCGTCTACCGCGCACACCGTGATCCAGGCGTCTATCCCGACGGCGGGCATGGAGGCGCACAGCACCATGATGGTGGGCTACGGAGTAAGCAAGACGAGGGGCCGGTTCCGGTACGACTCGTCGACCGGTGCTGCGCGCCTTATCTGGCCGGCTGACGGCGATCGGCGCATTCAGTGGGGGCACATTCACCCCACGGCACGCAAGATCGCCGGGCCCGGTGGCGTGCTCATCGACTCGAACAGATTCGTCAACACCACCTGGCATGCCTTAGGCGGTGCGTCGATGGGCAGCGTCTGCGACCTGAGCGGACGCGTCAAAGGGCAGCGCGGGCTGTACGTGATCGACGGCGCGCTCATCCCCGGCAACTGCGCCGCCTGCAATCCATCGATGACGATCGCAGCCGTCGCCGAGCGGGCTCTGGACGACATCGTCGCGAACGACGTGGGCATCCGTATCTGACACAAGGTCCACGGACGTGCCTCAGTCGGTAGCGACCGCGTCGTCCTTGCCGCTGCGACGGCGACGAAGCCATTCGATCAGCATCGGGAGAACAGAGATCAGCACGATCAGGATGAAGATCGGCTCGATCAGCTTCTGGATGATCTCGAACTGGCCGAGCCAGTAGCCGAGCAGGACGATGCCCGATCCCCAGACGATGGCTCCGACCACGTTGAAGATCGTGAACACCGGGAACTTCATTCGGGCGGCACCGGCGACGATCGGCGCGATGGTGCGAACGATCGGCACGAACCGGGCCAGGAAGATGGTGATCGGCCCGTGCTTCTCGAAGAAGTCGTGCGCCTCGGTGAGGTATTTCTCCTTGAGGAACCTGGCATCGGGTTTGAACATCGACGTCCCGACGTACCTGCCGATCCAGTAACCGGCCTGGCCACCGAGTATTCCGGCGATGGGCACGCCGATGACGAGTGGCCAGAGCGTGAGCCCGGAGTCGGCGACCTTCTCCGCATGCTCGGCGGTCGCACTGCCTGCGGCGACGAGGCCTGCGACGAACAGCAGCGAATCGCCGGGGAGGATGGGGAACAGGACGCCGGACTCGATGAAGATGACCAGCAGCAGGCCCCAGAACGCGGCTGGGCCGAAGTACCCGATCAGGTTGAACGGGTCCATGAATCCGGGCATGAGTGCCACGTTGGTCGAGGTCTCGGCAAGCAGTGTGTGGATCACAGGCGCTCACCTTACCGGGCAAACCTTCAAGAACCCTTAAAGCCGCACGTGCGAGGTCCGACACGAACTCGGGGGACTGCCCCGGCTGCGAACACGACCTGGCAAACTGGCCGGGAACCCCTTATCAAGCGTGGAAAACATCCACCGGCTCGACAGGACGTGAGTAGTTTGCCAATCGCAACCCCCGAGAAGTACGCCGAGATGCTCGCCAAGGCGAAGAAGGACAAGTTCGCCTTCCCCGCCATCAACTGCACCTCGTCGGAGACGATCAACGCCGCCATCAAGGGCTTCGCTGACGCGGGCAGCGACGGCATCATTCAGTTCTCCACCGGTGGCTCCGAGTTCGGCTCGGGCCAGGGTGTGAAGGACATGGTCACCGGTGCGGTCGCTCTCGCCGAGTTCGCACATGTCGTCGCCGAGAAGTACGACGTGACGATCGCCCTGCACACCGACCACTGCCCCAAGGACAAGCTCGACGGCTTCGTCCGCCCGCTCATCGAGATCTCCCGTGAGCGTGTGGAGCGCGGCGAGAACCCGCTGTTCCAGTCGCACATGTGGGACGGCTCCGCGGTCCCGATCGACGAGAACCTGGAGATCGCGAAGGAGCTCCTCGCAGCGAGCAAGGCCGCCAACATCATCCTCGAGGTGGAGATCGGCGTCGTCGGCGGCGAAGAGGACGGTGTCGAGAACGCCATCAACGACAAGCTGTACACGTCGGTCGATGACTTCGAGAAGACCGTCGACGCCCTCGGGACCGGCGAGAACGGCCACTACCTGCTGGCGGCTACGTTCGGCAACGTGCACGGCGTGTACAAGCCGGGCAACGTGAAGCTGCGCCCCGACGTCCTCAAGGACGGCCAGGACGCGGCGATCGCCAAGCTGGGTCTCGACGCGTCGGCGCAGCCGTTCGACTTCGTGTTCCACGGTGGCTCGGGCTCACTCAAGAGCGAGATCGAGGAGGCCGTCGGCTACGGCGTCATCAAGATGAACGTCGATACCGACACCCAGTACGCCTTCACCCGTCCGGTCGCCGGGCACATGTTGGGCAACTACGACGGCGTTCTCAAGATCGACGGTGAGGTCGGCAACAAGAAGGTCTACGATCCCCGCAGCTACCTGAAGAAGGCGGAGGCCTCGATGGCGACCCGTGTCGGCGAGGCGTGCGACGTCCTCGGCTCGTCGGGCCAGTCGATCGGCCGCTGACTCGGCAGGATCACGAGAAGAGGGGCGCCCCGATGGGGCGCCCCTCTTCTTATGTCTGACGGCGTTACGGCCTCTGGCAGACCTTCCAGTCGTCGCCGACCTTGTGCAGCGTGATTCGTGCGGGAGCACTCTCCGCCGGATCGTTGGCCGGGTACATGTCGACGCCGACGCGGGCGACGTCGCCGTCGATGGCCACCGCATCCACCTCGTCGAACTTCATGAACTCGTTGCGGTCCTTCTGCGACTGGTAGGCCTTGTCGAAGTCGGCGTCGGAGATCGACGAGTAGTACTCGTTCTCCTCGCCGCAGGTGACCTCACGCAGCGTGCTGAGGTCGCCGTCGTTCATCGCCTCCTGGTACGTCGTCGCAGTGTCGGCGACTTGGGACTCGTCCGAATTGCCGACGAACAGGTACCAGAGGCCGACGGCGATGGCCGCGATCACCACGACGGCGGCGATCAGCGCGGCGAGCAGCTTGCCGCGGCCCTTCTTCTTCTCGGTGGTAGGCGCGATGACCTGCGGCTGGGCCTGCTGCTTCTTGGCCTGTGCCTGCTGCTGCCCCTGCTTAGGCTGCTGCTGCTTCGGTGGCTGCTGAGCCTGGCCCTGCTGGGCGCTCGGGGCCGGCTTCTGCTGGCCCGGTTTCTGGCCTGCAGCCTGCTTCGCGTCACCGCGCTCCTGCGGCTTCTGCTTGGCGGTTGCCGCGGCCGCGGCTCCTGCTGCGCCCGCTCCAGCCGCGCCCGCTCCTGCCGCCGCCATCTTCTCGGTCGGCGTCGTATCGGCGCTGGACTCGACCGAACCCTTGGCGGAGTCCTTCGGACGGGCGCCAGCGGCCTCCTGATCGGTCTTGTCGCTGGGCTCGTCTTCGCCCTTGGACGTATCCGACTCGTCGGCCTTATCGGCCTTATCGTCCTTGGAGCCGTGGCTCTTCGCGGCGACGGCTGCTGCGCCCGCTGCGCCCACCGCGGCCGCACCTGCGACTGCCTTTCCGGCACCGCTCTCCTTCGGCGACTCGTCGGCTGAGTCGGCCGATTCGTCGTCCGCCGAGTCGGCATCGTCGGCGGACTCCACGTCCACCGATTCCTCGGCGACCTTCGGTTTGTCGTCCGCGGCTTCGGTGGGGCTGTCATCCGTCCCGGCGGACTTCGCCGCGATGGGTTCGCCGACGACAGTCTCCTCGACGAGATCGCCGGATCCGGTCTTCTTCTCGTCTGAGTCCGATTCCTTACCCGGAGTGCCGGATTCGGTGGCCGCCTCGTCGTTTCCGGCGTTCTTCTCGCCGGGCTTCTCGTCTGTTGTGGGGACGGACTCGGGGTCCTCGTCCTTCTTGCCTGCAGCTGCAGCTGCAGCCGCGGAGGCGCCCGCGACGCCGGCACCGCCAGCTGCTGCGGACTTGGCCTGCGTGGGGATCTTGAACGCCTTGGTCGGCGTATCCGAACTGCCGCCGCCCTTGGGCTCAGGGGCCTCGTCATCGTCGAGCTTCACGACGCGAGTCGCCTCCTTGCGCTCCTTCTTGGTCTCGGTGGCCGCGTCGGCTGTCTTGTCGACATTCTCCGCGTCACCGGCCTTCTCGGTGTTCGTGGAGGCGCCGGCTGCGGCCCCTGCCCCGACTGCCGCCCCTGCGCCGACTGCTGCGCCGGTCGTACCTGCCTTGCCGACGACGCCCTTGGCATCGGAATTCTCGGCGGCGGAGTCCTTGTCAGCGGAGTCCTCGTCGCCTGAATCCTTGCTGTCTGAATCCTTGCCGCCTGAGCCCGTGCCGCCTGAGCCCGTGACGCCTGAGTCCTTGCCGGCCGAGTCCTTCTTCGCGGCAGCGCTCTTGTCGGCCGAGCCCTCGGCGCTCGAGTCCTCGCTGGATGACTCCTTCGCTGCCGGCTCCTTTTCGGACGAGCTCTTATCCGCGCCCTTGGCTGCGGCGCTCGTGTCGGCGGAGTCCGACTTCTGCGAGTCGGTCTCCGGCGTCTTGGGCTCGGGCTTGCCCGGCCCGGCCTTGCTCGACTCGGCGCGGCCCGTGCCTGCCTTGGCGTCGCCGGTCGCGGCTGCGCCTGGTTTGCCGCCGCCAGCCTGGCCTGCATCGGTCTTGCCCGCACCGGCCTCGCCTGCGTCGCTCCGACCCGACGGGCGCTTGCTCTTGTCGACCGTCGCCGTTGGATCGGGCTTCGCACCTGCGGCGTCTCGCGTGGACGACGCAGTCTCGGTGCGGTTCTTCGCCTGCTTGCGGCGAGCACGGAACGCGCCGACCACCTTGTTGATGGCGGCTGTCTTGTCGTTATCCGAATCAGGCATCTGGCTCTATCCCGTGTATCGATGGAAGGCTGCGCGGTTCTGACGCGATGTCGAGCGTATCGAATCTCTCCGCGATGGGCTGCGCCGGACAGCGCAGTCAATGATTGAATGGGGCTGTGACCTCATTCGGAGACTTGCTCGGACCGCCGCCCACACTCCTCACGGGAGACGATGAAGCCGAATCGGATCTGCTCAATGGGGCCGACCCGGCAGCCGTCGCAGCTGAACATCCGACGGCGTCCGTCGCCTGGGCTTACCTGGCCGAGGCGTCGCTCGATGGCGCGACCGACGGCGCGGAGCCGGACACCGGCCGCGTGATCGCGGCGTACGCGTACGCACGCACCGGCTACCACCGCGGACTCGACCAGCTTCGGCGCCACGGTTGGAAGGGCTTCGGGCCCGTGCCGTGGAGCCATGAGCAGAATCAGGGGTTCCTCCGCTGCGTCGGCGCCCTCGCGCGTGCCGCCGCGGCGGTCGGTGAAGAGGACGAGCACCTGCGCTGCCTCGATCTGCTGAACGACAGTGACCCGCGTGCGATCACCGAGCTCGGCCTGGACTGAGCCAGGAGAACAACACTGAACAGACGGCCCGCCGAGCAGATCCGCGAAGCACACCTCGCTGGAGACCACGCGTTGGTGTCACTCCGCGGACGGATCGCTGCGCGGATGCCTCGATTCCTGCGGGTTCGGCTCAGACGCGTATGGATCTCGCTGGTGCCGATCATCCAGTGCGCCGTCGCGGCGGGTCTTTCCTGGTGGATCGCGGCGGACCTGCTCGACCACGTCAAGCCGTTCTTCGCGCCGATCGCGGCGGTCGTCTCGCTCGGGCTCACCTTGGCCCGGCGGTGGCGGCGGTCGGTGGAGCTGATCGGCGGCGTGCTCATCGGCATCATCGTCGGCGACCTGCTGATCTCGAGACTCGGGACCGGTGCATGGCAGATCGTCGTCGTGGTGATGGTGGCCATGTGCATCGCGGTGTTCCTCGATCGCGGGCCGATCATCCCGATCCAGTCCGCGTCGTCGGCGGTGCTGATCGCGACCTTGATCGCACCGGGGGCAGGTAGCTTCGACCGCGCCGCGGACGCACTCATCGGCGGCGCCATCGGATTACTGGTGGTCGCGGTCCTACCGGTGAATCCCGCACGACGGGCCAGGCGAGATGCGGCGGCGATCCTCGAGACTCTCCAGAACCTGTCGGCCGACCTGGCGATGGCGCTGCGACTCGAGGACGAGGAGGCCATGTACCGGGTGCTCGAGTCGGCGCGCGGTACCCAAGGGGCCGTCGACTCTCTGCACTCGGACGTGGCGTCCGGTCGCGAGGTGGTCCGGATCTCGCCGCTGTACTGGGCGTCACGCAAGCGCATCCAGCGAATTTCGGCGACGGCGGAGCCGATCGACAACGCCGTGCGCAACTTCCGGGTCATCGCGCGACGTGCGCTCGGGGTGACGCAGCGCGGCGTGGCCGTCGAGCCTGCGATCGTGGAGATCGTCAGCGACCTGTGCCGCGGTTTCGAGATCCTGCGCGAGATGATGATGGCCGAACCGGGGCAGGAGCCCGATGAGGCCGACGCGGCACGGGTCATCCGCTCCATCGTGCGTAAGGCCAGGACATCGCTGGCCGACAGCGTCGACGACCTCTCGGAGGCCGCGCTGCTGGTGGAACTGCGTTCACTGCTGGTGGACATGATGATGGTGGCCGGACTCAAGCGGATGTCGGCCATCGCGCAGCTGCATATGCCGCGGTAGACCCGCCCCGGCGCCGCACGATCGGGAGGGCGCCGTCACCGCGCGACACTCCCGCACGCGACTGCCAGTTCGTGGACGTCGTCCTTGACATATTCAATAACACGCATATATTGAGGTCATGGGTAGCGGACACGAGCACGACGGGCACAGTCACGGTCCCACCGCGGCCGATCTCGCCGGCGGCGGTGCGGGGCACCGACGCATCTGGCCGATGGCGGTATCTGTGGTCATCATCGCCGCATTCTTCGTCGTCGAACTCGTCACCGGCCTCATCGCGGACTCGCTGGCCCTCATCGCCGACGCCGGGCACATGCTCACCGACGTCGTCGCGCTGTGCATGGGCCTGTCCGCCCTGCTTCTGGCCCGCCACGGCCGCGTGACCGACGGTCGGAGCTTCGGCTGGTACCGCGCCGAGGTGTTCACCGCGGTCCTGAACGCCGTCCTGCTGATCGGCGTCGGCGCCTTCGTCCTGGTCGAAGCCATTCGTCGCATCGGGGACGATCCTGCGGTGATGGGCGGGCCGATGATCATCGTCGCGATCCTCGGATTGCTCGCCAACCTGGTCGTCATGCTCTTGATCCGCGGCGACGCCGGCGGGTCGATCGCAGTCCGCGGCGCGTACCTGGAAGTGCTCGCCGACGCGATCGGCAGCGTCGGGGTCCTGATCGCGGGCATTCTCACCGTCACCGTCGGATGGGGATACGCCGACCTGGTGGTTGCCGTGCTGATCGCTCTGTGGGTGGTGCCGCGTGCGGTGAGACTCGCGCTCGACGCGCTCCGGATTCTCAACCAGCAGGCGCCGTCGCACATCGACATGGATGTACTGCGCGCCGATCTCATCGACGTCGCCGGGGTGGAGGACGTCCACGATCTCCACGTGTGGTCGGTGACCACCGGGATGGACGTCGCCACAGTGCACCTGACGGCGTCGGTGAACAACTCCCGCGTTCTCGCGGACGCGCGCAGCGTCCTCGAATCACACGGTCTCGATCACGCGACGGTGCAGATCGAATCGTCGGGAAGCCGCTCGGCGTGTACCGGCGAACTCGCCTGGTGACCCCTAGCCTGGTGACTCTGGCCTGGTGCCCCTCGCGTGGTGGCCGACTCGGTTCCTACCGCCAGAAGACGAACAGATCCATGCCGTAGGCGACGAATCCGGGGTCGAGGCCGAACATGTCGAGCAGCCCGTAAACCAGGTCGAAGAACGCGCGGTTGAGGAACGGGATCCACAGCAATGCGAAGACGATGAGGAACCCGAACGGCGCGATCTTCTCCGCGCTGCGCCGCAGATCCCACGACAGGTACGGCTCGATGGCGTGATAGCCGTCGAATCCGGGCACCGGAATGATGTTGAGGATGACGGCCGTGAACTGCAGGAACGCCAGCACGGCGAGGGACGTCCACAGATTCACGTTGTCGATACTCAGCGGGTACACCAGCAGCACCATGCACAGCACGGCGCCGATGATCAGGTTCGCGGCCGGGCCGGCCAGCGACACCTTGGTCCGCTGGGCGCTGGTGAAGCCGGATTGGTTGACGTAGACGGCGCCGCCGGGAAAGCCGATGCCGCCGAGAGCGATGATCAGCAACGGCAGGCCGAGTGACAGTCCGGGATGGGTGTACTTGAGCGGGTTGAGGGTCAGGTATCCCCGCAGTTCGGCGGATCGGTCGCCGTACCGGAACGCGGTGAACGCATGCCCGAACTCGTGCAGCGACAGCGAGATGACCCAGCCGCTGAGGATCAGCAGCAGTGCACCGACAACCGCGAGCGCCGACCGGTCGGCGCCCGTCGACAGCAGCAGACCGACGCCCGCTGCGAAGGCGACGCACAGGCCGAGGAACACCGGCCCGGGCCGTACCGACCGCAGAGCCGCGGTCGTCGGTGTCGTCACAGTCCGACGAGCTTCCAGTCGACGTGATGTCGGTAGAACGTCGAACGCTTCACCACTCGCTCGGTGATCACGCCCTCGCGCTCCACGAGGAGGTTGCTGCCACCGGTCTGGACGGCCCGGCCGGCCTTCCATCCGCCGGGCAGCCAGCGGGACACACGGCCGCGGACGCCCGGTTCGTCGAGCGTCGGCTCTATCTCGATCGCCTCGGTCTCGCCGTCGAACAGTTGCTCCGAATCGACGTACGTCTCACCGTGCAGCTTCTCGTCGCCGGCCCCGATGTGTCTGGCGTAGCCCACCAGCACGGTTGCGGCGTCGTCGCGGATCAGTGGAACGCTCTGAGCGACGCCGGATTCGGCGAGTGCCATCGCGTTGGCGCCCTGCTTGAGTCCGTACACCTTGGTCGCCGGGGTCTCATGCGGCGCGACGTAGGCGATCTCCACATCGAGGCGGTCGTGCTTCATCAGAGCCGCCACGATCTCCGAGAGGAACACATCGGGGGCGATGCCCGTCTCTTCCTCCCCTGGCGGAGCCACGATGATGCGGGTCAGGTCAGGATCTTCCAACGCCTGGTCGACGAGAACGGCTGGTCCCGGGTCGCCGGATGTACCGGTCGACGGGGAGAGATGCGTTGCAGACACGCCTCCCAGCCTAACTACCCGTGTCGCGGGTTCTGCAGCCTCCGGTCCGCGAGGGTCCTGCGACACAGTATGGTGGTCCCGAATAGGAGGAGCACCTGACATGGCTGCGATTGTGCTGATCGGTGCCCAATGGGGCGACGAAGGCAAGGGTAAGGCGACAGATCTGCTCGGCGGAAAGCTGCAGTGGGTCGTCCGCTACCAAGGGGGCAACAACGCTGGACACACGGTTGTCCTGCCGAACGGTGAGTCGTTCGCGCTCCACCTGATCCCGTCCGGAATCCTGACGCCCGGCGTCAACAACGTGATCGGCAACGGCGTCGTGGTCGATCCGAGTGTCCTGTTGAACGAACTCCAGGGTCTCGAGGACCGCGACGTCAACACCGAACGGTTGCTGCTGTCCGCGGACGCGCACCTGCTGATGCCGTACCACGTGGCCATCGACAAGGTGACCGAGCGTTTTCTCGGAAACAGCAAGATCGGTACCACCGGCCGCGGCATCGGGCCCTGCTACCAGGACAAGATCGCCCGCGTGGGCGTTCGCGTCGCCGATGTGCTGGACGAGAAGATCCTCGCGCAGAAGGTCGAGGCCGCTCTCGAGGTGAAGAATCAGATCCTCACCAAGATCTACA
Coding sequences within:
- a CDS encoding GMC oxidoreductase, which gives rise to MCVALTRREMLIGAAGAGAMAVGATAAGSVAPGPARSAPSHVRRESSEHRVIVVGSGFGGAVTALRLTQAGVPVLLLERGREWKPGPNRNTFPNPLSPDKRVLWHRSAPELFGRPFSPEPYVGLVDAVAGENMTAVTAAGLGGGSLIYQGMSLVPKQDVFNEHLPEQLDWQRMHDVHYPRVARMLQLETAPDRLIRTPAYQAARIFASRARRAGLPVSKIPMPIDWQYALDELSGKMRPSYTDGSGALGVNNGGKHSVDVTYLRQARATGLLTIATLHEVSAVHRSKDGSWRLDVTETDHSGTPVTHKTMTTKTLVMAAGAVHTTRLLVQARDGGAVDDLPDGIGTGWGTNADRIYVWSDPALNFGARQGGPVVFGSLNWDSPSTAHTVIQASIPTAGMEAHSTMMVGYGVSKTRGRFRYDSSTGAARLIWPADGDRRIQWGHIHPTARKIAGPGGVLIDSNRFVNTTWHALGGASMGSVCDLSGRVKGQRGLYVIDGALIPGNCAACNPSMTIAAVAERALDDIVANDVGIRI
- a CDS encoding DedA family protein, whose protein sequence is MIHTLLAETSTNVALMPGFMDPFNLIGYFGPAAFWGLLLVIFIESGVLFPILPGDSLLFVAGLVAAGSATAEHAEKVADSGLTLWPLVIGVPIAGILGGQAGYWIGRYVGTSMFKPDARFLKEKYLTEAHDFFEKHGPITIFLARFVPIVRTIAPIVAGAARMKFPVFTIFNVVGAIVWGSGIVLLGYWLGQFEIIQKLIEPIFILIVLISVLPMLIEWLRRRRSGKDDAVATD
- the fbaA gene encoding class II fructose-bisphosphate aldolase → MPIATPEKYAEMLAKAKKDKFAFPAINCTSSETINAAIKGFADAGSDGIIQFSTGGSEFGSGQGVKDMVTGAVALAEFAHVVAEKYDVTIALHTDHCPKDKLDGFVRPLIEISRERVERGENPLFQSHMWDGSAVPIDENLEIAKELLAASKAANIILEVEIGVVGGEEDGVENAINDKLYTSVDDFEKTVDALGTGENGHYLLAATFGNVHGVYKPGNVKLRPDVLKDGQDAAIAKLGLDASAQPFDFVFHGGSGSLKSEIEEAVGYGVIKMNVDTDTQYAFTRPVAGHMLGNYDGVLKIDGEVGNKKVYDPRSYLKKAEASMATRVGEACDVLGSSGQSIGR
- a CDS encoding DUF3151 domain-containing protein, with the translated sequence MTSFGDLLGPPPTLLTGDDEAESDLLNGADPAAVAAEHPTASVAWAYLAEASLDGATDGAEPDTGRVIAAYAYARTGYHRGLDQLRRHGWKGFGPVPWSHEQNQGFLRCVGALARAAAAVGEEDEHLRCLDLLNDSDPRAITELGLD
- a CDS encoding FUSC family protein, whose product is MPRFLRVRLRRVWISLVPIIQCAVAAGLSWWIAADLLDHVKPFFAPIAAVVSLGLTLARRWRRSVELIGGVLIGIIVGDLLISRLGTGAWQIVVVVMVAMCIAVFLDRGPIIPIQSASSAVLIATLIAPGAGSFDRAADALIGGAIGLLVVAVLPVNPARRARRDAAAILETLQNLSADLAMALRLEDEEAMYRVLESARGTQGAVDSLHSDVASGREVVRISPLYWASRKRIQRISATAEPIDNAVRNFRVIARRALGVTQRGVAVEPAIVEIVSDLCRGFEILREMMMAEPGQEPDEADAARVIRSIVRKARTSLADSVDDLSEAALLVELRSLLVDMMMVAGLKRMSAIAQLHMPR
- a CDS encoding cation diffusion facilitator family transporter — protein: MGSGHEHDGHSHGPTAADLAGGGAGHRRIWPMAVSVVIIAAFFVVELVTGLIADSLALIADAGHMLTDVVALCMGLSALLLARHGRVTDGRSFGWYRAEVFTAVLNAVLLIGVGAFVLVEAIRRIGDDPAVMGGPMIIVAILGLLANLVVMLLIRGDAGGSIAVRGAYLEVLADAIGSVGVLIAGILTVTVGWGYADLVVAVLIALWVVPRAVRLALDALRILNQQAPSHIDMDVLRADLIDVAGVEDVHDLHVWSVTTGMDVATVHLTASVNNSRVLADARSVLESHGLDHATVQIESSGSRSACTGELAW
- a CDS encoding site-2 protease family protein, whose protein sequence is MTTPTTAALRSVRPGPVFLGLCVAFAAGVGLLLSTGADRSALAVVGALLLILSGWVISLSLHEFGHAFTAFRYGDRSAELRGYLTLNPLKYTHPGLSLGLPLLIIALGGIGFPGGAVYVNQSGFTSAQRTKVSLAGPAANLIIGAVLCMVLLVYPLSIDNVNLWTSLAVLAFLQFTAVILNIIPVPGFDGYHAIEPYLSWDLRRSAEKIAPFGFLIVFALLWIPFLNRAFFDLVYGLLDMFGLDPGFVAYGMDLFVFWR